A genomic window from Klebsiella quasipneumoniae subsp. quasipneumoniae includes:
- the fadL gene encoding long-chain fatty acid transporter FadL gives MSQKTRFTQSALAVAVALVSTQAWSAGFQLNEFSSSGLGRAYSGEGAIADDAGNASRNPALIMMFDRPTMSAGAVFVDPGVNVSGTSPTGKSLNADNIAPTAWVPNFHFVAPINDQFGWGASITSNYGLATEYNDDYAAGSMGGKTDLTTANFNLSGAYRLDSNWSFGLGFDAVYAKAKIERYAGDLGQIVAGSGALPPALAGQVAKIPADTQIAHLNGNAWGFGWNAGILYELDKNNRYGLTYRSEVKIDFDGNYRSSLPAAYNQILGNFGLPAGTNGQTTDGSLTLNLPEMWELSGYNRVAPQWAVHYSLTYTSWSQFQELKATGSNGQTLFYKEEGFKDAYRVALGTTYYYDDNWTFRTGIAFDDSPVPANNRSISIPDQDRLWLSAGTTYAFNKDASVDVGISYMHGQHVEIKEGPYTFRSEGTAWLYGANFNYRF, from the coding sequence ATGAGCCAGAAAACCCGCTTTACCCAATCTGCCCTTGCAGTGGCTGTCGCACTTGTTTCCACCCAGGCCTGGTCAGCAGGCTTCCAGCTCAACGAATTCTCTTCATCAGGGCTGGGTCGGGCCTATTCCGGTGAAGGGGCTATCGCAGACGATGCAGGCAATGCCAGTCGTAACCCGGCATTAATTATGATGTTTGACCGTCCGACTATGTCGGCGGGCGCCGTTTTTGTCGACCCGGGCGTCAATGTCTCCGGGACTTCCCCCACCGGCAAAAGCCTGAATGCGGACAATATCGCCCCGACGGCGTGGGTACCCAACTTCCACTTTGTCGCGCCGATTAACGATCAGTTCGGCTGGGGGGCGTCCATCACCTCCAACTACGGCCTGGCAACAGAGTATAACGATGATTATGCGGCCGGCAGCATGGGCGGTAAAACCGACCTGACTACGGCTAACTTCAACCTGAGCGGCGCCTATCGCCTCGACAGCAACTGGAGCTTTGGCTTAGGTTTCGATGCGGTCTACGCTAAGGCGAAGATCGAGCGCTATGCAGGCGATCTGGGCCAGATTGTCGCTGGCTCTGGCGCGCTGCCGCCGGCGCTGGCAGGCCAGGTGGCGAAGATCCCAGCCGACACGCAGATCGCCCATCTTAACGGCAATGCGTGGGGCTTTGGCTGGAACGCCGGTATCCTCTATGAGCTGGATAAGAACAACCGCTACGGTTTAACCTACCGTTCCGAGGTCAAGATCGATTTCGACGGTAACTATCGCAGCAGTCTGCCAGCGGCCTATAACCAGATCCTTGGCAACTTCGGTCTGCCGGCGGGTACTAACGGCCAGACCACCGACGGTTCACTGACCCTTAACCTGCCGGAAATGTGGGAACTGTCGGGCTATAACCGCGTGGCGCCGCAGTGGGCGGTCCACTATAGTCTGACCTACACCAGCTGGAGCCAGTTCCAGGAGCTGAAAGCCACCGGCAGCAACGGCCAGACGCTGTTCTATAAAGAGGAAGGCTTTAAGGACGCCTACCGCGTAGCGCTGGGGACGACCTATTATTACGACGATAACTGGACCTTCCGCACCGGTATCGCCTTCGACGACAGCCCGGTACCGGCCAACAATCGCTCCATTTCCATTCCGGACCAGGATCGCCTGTGGCTGAGCGCGGGTACCACCTACGCGTTCAACAAGGATGCGTCGGTTGACGTCGGGATTTCCTATATGCACGGGCAGCATGTGGAAATCAAGGAAGGCCCGTATACCTTCCGCTCCGAAGGGACCGCCTGGCTGTACGGCGCCAACTTCAACTACCGCTTCTGA
- the fadI gene encoding acetyl-CoA C-acyltransferase FadI → MSQALPLITRQGDRIAIVTGLRTPFARQATAFHGVPAVDLGKMVVGEMLARSDIPVEAIEQLVFGQVVQMPEAPNIAREIVLGTGMSVHTDAYSVSRACATSFQAVANVAESLMAGTIRAGIAGGADSSSVLPVGVSKTLARALVDANKARTLSQKLKLFSRLRPRDLLPVPPAVAEYSTGLRMGDTAEQMAKSWGISREQQDALAHRSHQLAAKAWEEGKLSAEVMTAYAPPFREPLEQDNNIRKNSTLADYQKLRPAFDRKHGTVTAANSTPLTDGAAAVILMTESRAKELGLTPLGYLRSYAFTAIDVWQDMLLGPAWSTPLALERAGLTLADLTLIDMHEAFAAQTLANLQCLASDRFAREVLGRAQATGEVDESKFNVLGGSIAYGHPFAATGARMITQTLHELRRRGGGFGLVTACAAGGLGAAMIVEAE, encoded by the coding sequence ATGAGTCAGGCATTACCGCTTATCACCCGTCAGGGCGATCGCATTGCCATTGTCACAGGGTTACGCACGCCGTTTGCGCGTCAGGCGACGGCATTTCATGGCGTTCCTGCCGTTGATTTAGGAAAAATGGTGGTTGGCGAAATGCTGGCGCGCAGCGATATTCCTGTGGAAGCCATTGAACAGCTGGTCTTCGGTCAGGTCGTGCAGATGCCGGAGGCGCCGAATATCGCCCGGGAAATTGTGCTCGGTACCGGAATGAGCGTGCACACCGACGCCTACAGCGTCAGTCGCGCCTGCGCCACCAGCTTCCAGGCCGTGGCGAATGTCGCTGAAAGCCTGATGGCCGGCACCATCCGCGCCGGTATCGCCGGCGGTGCCGATTCCTCCTCTGTGCTGCCTGTCGGCGTCAGCAAAACGCTGGCCCGCGCGCTGGTCGATGCGAACAAAGCCCGCACGCTGAGCCAGAAACTAAAGCTGTTTTCCCGCCTGCGGCCGCGCGACCTGCTGCCGGTTCCCCCGGCGGTGGCGGAATATTCAACCGGCTTACGGATGGGCGATACCGCCGAACAGATGGCGAAAAGCTGGGGGATAAGCCGGGAACAACAGGATGCGCTGGCGCATCGATCACACCAGCTGGCGGCTAAAGCCTGGGAAGAGGGAAAGCTGTCCGCGGAGGTGATGACCGCCTATGCGCCCCCCTTCCGCGAGCCGCTGGAGCAGGACAACAACATCCGTAAAAATTCAACCCTCGCAGATTACCAAAAGTTACGCCCGGCCTTCGACCGTAAACATGGCACCGTTACCGCCGCCAACAGCACGCCGCTGACGGATGGCGCGGCGGCGGTGATCCTGATGACCGAGTCGCGGGCCAAAGAGCTGGGTCTGACGCCGCTGGGTTATCTGCGCAGCTATGCCTTTACCGCCATCGACGTCTGGCAGGATATGCTGCTGGGGCCCGCATGGTCCACGCCGCTGGCGCTGGAGCGCGCTGGCCTGACGCTGGCAGATCTCACGCTTATCGATATGCACGAAGCTTTCGCCGCGCAGACGCTGGCCAATCTTCAGTGCCTGGCAAGCGACCGCTTTGCCCGCGAGGTGCTGGGGCGTGCGCAAGCCACCGGTGAGGTGGATGAGAGTAAATTTAACGTCCTCGGCGGCTCTATCGCCTACGGTCATCCCTTTGCCGCCACCGGCGCGCGGATGATCACCCAGACGCTGCATGAGCTGCGGCGACGGGGAGGGGGATTTGGTCTGGTGACGGCCTGCGCGGCAGGCGGTCTGGGCGCGGCGATGATTGTGGAGGCTGAATAA
- a CDS encoding YfcZ/YiiS family protein — MSKCSADETPVCCCMDVGTIVDNTDCTASYSRVFANRAEAEQMLAALSEKARSVESEPCKINPVFADVDGGVKLDIDFVFSCEAESLIFQLGLR; from the coding sequence ATGAGTAAATGTAGCGCTGATGAAACCCCGGTTTGCTGCTGTATGGATGTTGGGACCATTGTCGACAACACCGACTGCACCGCCTCATACAGCCGCGTATTCGCCAACCGTGCGGAAGCAGAGCAAATGCTCGCCGCGCTGAGCGAAAAAGCCCGCAGTGTGGAATCTGAACCGTGCAAAATTAATCCCGTCTTCGCCGACGTTGACGGCGGCGTAAAGCTGGATATCGATTTTGTGTTTAGCTGTGAAGCCGAATCCCTCATCTTCCAGCTGGGTCTGCGTTAA
- a CDS encoding formate/nitrite transporter family protein yields the protein MDEPDDNKLKPADDEREVESEEKQRGEEIEVDEDRLPSRAMAIHEHIRQEGEKEMERDALALLWSAIAAGLSMGASLLAKGIFHVKLEGIPGGFLLENLGYTFGFIIVIMARQQLFTENTVTAVLPVMHNPTPGNVGLLMRLWSVVLAGNLIGTAVAAWAFNYMPVFDEPTRQAFVSIAEDVMKNSPTEMFANAIISGWLVATMVWMFPLAGAAKIVVIILMTWLIALADTTHIVVGSVEILYLVFNGSLPWSDFIWPFALPTLAGNICGGTFIFALLSHAQIRNDMSNKRKAEARAQAAAKAKNADRA from the coding sequence ATGGATGAACCAGACGATAACAAATTAAAGCCTGCGGATGACGAACGCGAGGTCGAAAGTGAAGAAAAACAGCGCGGTGAAGAGATAGAAGTTGACGAAGATCGCCTTCCCTCTCGGGCGATGGCGATCCATGAACATATTCGCCAGGAAGGGGAAAAAGAGATGGAGCGCGATGCGCTGGCCCTGCTGTGGTCGGCGATTGCAGCCGGTCTGTCGATGGGCGCCTCCCTGCTGGCGAAAGGGATTTTTCACGTCAAGCTGGAGGGGATCCCGGGAGGGTTTTTACTCGAGAACCTCGGGTATACCTTCGGCTTTATTATCGTAATTATGGCCCGCCAGCAGCTGTTCACGGAAAATACGGTCACCGCCGTACTGCCGGTGATGCACAATCCCACCCCCGGAAACGTCGGTTTACTCATGCGGCTATGGTCTGTGGTGCTGGCGGGCAATCTCATCGGCACCGCGGTGGCCGCATGGGCCTTCAATTATATGCCTGTTTTTGATGAGCCGACCCGCCAGGCCTTCGTCAGCATCGCCGAAGATGTGATGAAAAACAGCCCGACGGAGATGTTCGCCAATGCGATTATTTCCGGCTGGCTGGTCGCCACCATGGTCTGGATGTTTCCCCTTGCCGGCGCCGCCAAGATCGTGGTGATCATTCTGATGACCTGGCTCATCGCCCTGGCGGATACCACCCATATCGTGGTGGGCTCGGTGGAAATCCTCTATCTGGTATTTAACGGAAGCCTTCCCTGGAGCGACTTCATCTGGCCTTTCGCCCTTCCGACGCTGGCGGGTAATATCTGCGGCGGGACCTTCATCTTCGCACTGCTGAGCCATGCGCAGATCCGTAACGACATGAGCAACAAGCGAAAAGCGGAAGCCCGCGCGCAGGCTGCTGCAAAAGCCAAAAATGCCGACCGGGCATAA
- the mlaA gene encoding phospholipid-binding lipoprotein MlaA: MNYRLSALALGATLLVGCASSSSGDRPQGRSDPLEGFNRTMFDFNFNVVDPYVLRPVAVAWRDYVPQPARNGLSNFTSNLEEPAVMVNSFLQGDPYKGMVHFTRFFLNTILGMGGLIDVAGMANPQLQRVEPHRFGSTLGHYGVGYGPYVQLPFYGSFTLRDEGGDMADGLYPVLSWLTWPMSIGKWAVEGIETRAQLLDSDGLLRQSSDPYILVREAYFQRHDFIANGGKLTPADNPNAQAIQDELKDIDSQ; this comes from the coding sequence ATGAATTATCGCCTGTCGGCGCTTGCGCTTGGCGCCACATTGCTGGTGGGATGTGCCAGTTCCAGCTCTGGCGATCGGCCGCAGGGGCGCTCAGACCCGTTAGAAGGGTTTAACCGCACGATGTTTGACTTCAACTTTAACGTGGTTGATCCTTACGTGCTTCGTCCCGTCGCGGTGGCATGGCGTGACTATGTTCCGCAGCCGGCGCGCAATGGCTTAAGCAACTTCACCAGCAACCTGGAAGAGCCGGCGGTGATGGTGAACTCCTTCCTGCAGGGCGACCCGTATAAAGGTATGGTCCACTTTACCCGCTTCTTCCTGAACACCATCCTCGGGATGGGGGGTCTGATCGATGTCGCCGGGATGGCTAATCCGCAGCTGCAGCGCGTTGAACCGCATCGTTTCGGCAGTACGCTCGGCCACTATGGCGTCGGCTATGGTCCGTATGTGCAACTGCCATTCTACGGCAGCTTTACCCTGCGTGACGAAGGCGGCGATATGGCCGATGGCCTCTATCCGGTGCTTTCCTGGCTGACCTGGCCGATGTCAATCGGCAAATGGGCGGTAGAAGGGATTGAGACGCGCGCTCAGCTGCTGGATTCCGACGGCCTGCTGCGTCAGTCTTCCGATCCTTACATTCTGGTGCGTGAGGCTTACTTCCAGCGTCATGACTTTATCGCCAACGGCGGTAAGCTGACCCCGGCGGACAATCCGAACGCCCAGGCCATTCAGGATGAACTGAAAGATATCGATTCACAGTAA